The proteins below come from a single Iocasia fonsfrigidae genomic window:
- a CDS encoding tRNA 2-thiocytidine biosynthesis TtcA family protein, giving the protein MKLSLSKNYTNKIVKAVAEFDLIQDDDHILVGLSGGKDSSFLLYSLAFLRKYLGVKFSLSVITIDLGFNGVDFEPLRDFCRELAVPFYLERTRIAEYILQEEAANPCAKCAHFRKGAIAGFMRKKGIKKLAFGHHYDDAVETFLMSILYSGQLVTFQPKQYLSSNDIFIIRPLVYLREKDIVEAGKLLGYEPISSPCPYDGKTKREEIKQYLREFTGQKQVFYNLAAAMRKGASLERWPQSPSGEELSRKIKELWKP; this is encoded by the coding sequence TTGAAACTATCATTATCCAAAAACTATACAAATAAGATAGTAAAGGCTGTAGCTGAATTTGATTTAATTCAAGATGACGATCATATCTTAGTAGGGTTGTCAGGTGGTAAAGACAGCAGTTTTCTACTTTATAGCCTGGCTTTTTTAAGGAAGTATCTGGGTGTTAAATTTAGTTTGAGTGTGATTACAATTGATCTTGGTTTTAATGGGGTAGACTTTGAACCCCTCAGGGATTTTTGCCGGGAACTGGCTGTCCCTTTTTATCTAGAAAGAACCAGGATAGCAGAGTATATCCTGCAAGAGGAGGCTGCTAATCCCTGTGCTAAATGCGCCCATTTCAGGAAGGGAGCTATAGCAGGTTTTATGCGCAAAAAAGGAATTAAGAAACTGGCCTTTGGGCACCACTATGATGATGCTGTGGAGACCTTTCTAATGAGTATTTTATACTCAGGACAGTTAGTAACCTTCCAGCCTAAACAGTACTTATCAAGTAATGATATCTTTATTATCCGTCCACTGGTATATTTAAGGGAAAAAGATATTGTTGAAGCAGGTAAATTATTAGGATATGAGCCTATCAGTAGCCCTTGCCCCTATGATGGTAAAACTAAAAGGGAAGAAATAAAGCAGTACCTGCGGGAATTTACTGGACAGAAGCAGGTATTTTACAATCTGGCAGCAGCTATGAGGAAAGGGGCATCCCTTGAACGCTGGCCTCAGAGCCCTTCGGGGGAGGAACTTTCCAGGAAAATAAAGGAGCTGTGGAAGCCTTGA
- a CDS encoding TetR/AcrR family transcriptional regulator, with the protein MIHKIEMNTKDKILEAAVKLFTENGFHETSMAAIAEEAGLGKGTLYWHFSSKDELFGEAVIRGGRKIIKETHNFIIQENKGQSAGDILKSFFRLNFKRIYRNKKVIGLFTNTESYFSSDVKKIFFKIHSAIASEVEEIIKLGIKNGEFRNISSRKAAIFIVGSLGAMNGIILEDDMEDIEELVESLYDLVLKGIQEEGR; encoded by the coding sequence GTGATACATAAAATAGAGATGAATACTAAAGATAAGATACTGGAGGCTGCTGTAAAGCTGTTTACCGAAAATGGTTTTCATGAGACTTCTATGGCAGCAATTGCTGAAGAGGCAGGCCTTGGGAAGGGGACACTTTATTGGCACTTTTCCAGTAAAGATGAATTGTTTGGAGAAGCAGTTATCAGGGGAGGCAGGAAAATAATAAAAGAAACACATAATTTTATTATTCAAGAAAACAAAGGTCAGTCTGCTGGAGATATCTTAAAGTCATTTTTCAGGCTGAATTTTAAGAGGATTTATAGGAATAAGAAAGTAATTGGTTTATTTACCAATACGGAAAGTTATTTTAGTAGTGATGTAAAGAAAATTTTTTTTAAAATTCATTCTGCAATAGCAAGTGAAGTAGAGGAGATAATTAAGCTGGGGATTAAGAATGGGGAATTTCGCAATATTTCTAGTCGTAAGGCAGCAATTTTTATTGTTGGTAGTTTAGGGGCAATGAATGGTATTATCCTTGAAGATGATATGGAAGATATAGAAGAACTGGTTGAATCCCTTTATGATCTGGTTTTAAAGGGTATTCAAGAAGAAGGGAGATGA
- a CDS encoding TolC family protein encodes MKDIKVVFICIVSLLVLYTGSVLALDSLTLKEALRAGLENNSNIKQSHLEVEKSEYDLELAERNWYPTLDLKSSYTRLEEAPPELDFTTLKPSEGSQNSYNTQLTLQQTIYSGGQIGLGIKQAEKGLTLAGLQTEQEISEILYNIIEAYYNVLMAAERVEIEEEALKVVKEHKRIVQSSFKEGVALKTDVLQIEIKEGESEQSLQNARNQLHLASKNLANLIGRDEQDFQLVSPDIQAAVELDLERLYQLALEKRPELNMITVNKEIVETNIEMEERSHLPRLALAGNYSWQGSELEFDDGSWSISLSGSLSIFDGGKSSTTEKKYQKELSRLEESKSDLKELIRLDIESKILTARENRAGIELKELNLDKARENLRLEEMRYQEGVGTNIDVMNAQTTLKQTKIGKMQAEYQYQLDLFELLQKTGQLTGYCEEVITNEK; translated from the coding sequence GTGAAGGATATAAAGGTAGTTTTTATCTGTATAGTCAGTCTGCTTGTTCTTTATACCGGCTCAGTACTGGCCCTTGATAGTTTGACATTGAAAGAGGCCTTGCGTGCTGGACTGGAAAACAACTCCAATATCAAGCAGAGCCATCTGGAGGTGGAGAAATCTGAGTATGATCTGGAACTGGCTGAAAGAAACTGGTACCCAACACTGGATCTAAAGAGTTCCTATACTAGGCTGGAAGAGGCTCCACCGGAATTAGATTTTACTACTCTTAAACCTAGTGAGGGTTCCCAAAATAGTTATAATACCCAGTTAACACTACAGCAGACCATATATTCAGGTGGCCAGATAGGCCTTGGTATTAAACAGGCTGAAAAGGGTTTGACCCTGGCCGGTCTGCAGACCGAACAGGAGATAAGTGAGATTCTTTATAATATTATTGAGGCCTATTATAATGTTTTAATGGCTGCTGAAAGGGTGGAAATAGAAGAAGAGGCCCTGAAAGTAGTAAAAGAACATAAAAGGATTGTCCAGAGCAGTTTTAAAGAGGGAGTGGCTTTGAAAACAGATGTGTTACAGATCGAGATCAAAGAGGGTGAATCAGAACAAAGTCTGCAGAACGCCCGTAATCAACTCCATTTAGCCAGCAAGAATCTGGCTAATTTAATCGGCAGGGATGAGCAGGATTTTCAGCTTGTTAGTCCAGATATACAGGCAGCAGTAGAGCTTGATTTAGAAAGACTTTACCAGTTAGCCCTGGAGAAGAGGCCTGAACTAAATATGATAACAGTTAATAAAGAGATAGTAGAGACCAATATAGAGATGGAAGAAAGGAGTCACCTGCCCAGGCTGGCACTTGCTGGTAATTACAGCTGGCAGGGTAGTGAGCTGGAATTTGATGACGGCAGCTGGAGTATTAGTCTGTCAGGTTCTCTCTCTATCTTTGACGGTGGTAAATCAAGTACAACTGAGAAGAAATATCAAAAAGAACTTAGTAGATTAGAGGAGTCTAAAAGCGATTTAAAGGAATTAATTAGATTAGATATTGAGAGTAAAATACTTACTGCCCGGGAAAATCGAGCCGGAATTGAACTAAAGGAATTAAATCTTGATAAGGCCCGTGAGAATCTAAGGTTGGAAGAGATGAGGTATCAGGAGGGTGTAGGGACAAATATAGATGTAATGAATGCTCAAACCACCCTGAAACAGACCAAGATAGGTAAAATGCAGGCAGAATATCAATACCAGTTAGACCTTTTTGAATTACTGCAGAAGACGGGTCAACTTACGGGCTATTGTGAGGAGGTAATCACTAATGAAAAATAA
- a CDS encoding efflux RND transporter periplasmic adaptor subunit — MKNKIGIFTILIVLLINTVSLAQSIPVRVVEAELKDLAEIKVVNGKIEPYKSIQISPEIGGIIDEVNVEVGDFVKKGQSLIVFDQDNLKAQLKQAEAAVELAQANLDMLENGATPEEIAQVEASYQSAMASFEGAKTGLEIIESIYHDKSDYKQQLTSSNTQLESGRKQLSIADEQLNQARVAYNQASTDYERMKTLYNEGAITRKEFEGVETQYKNAQSALKTAELGKEQAQINYNGALESYQIVEDVYQNPHSLKQQLDNARTQLEVARANLQTAEANLAKVKKGAREEERRSARASLKQSQASLELARIQFENSVVKSPNQGIISAVNVEVGEMLGAGTPVINLVDLDQVYVKVNVNADTLTRIKVGDQVSVDLLAFKDGISQGEITNISPVIDQQAQAYPVKILLDNEDNKIYGGMFADVSFILNRAENTVVIPINAVLDLDGNPYVFAVDGDKVVKKEIEIGIINANELEVIDGISPEDILVIQGQNSLQNGDLVEVVD; from the coding sequence ATGAAAAATAAAATAGGGATATTTACAATACTTATCGTCTTACTTATTAATACTGTCAGTTTAGCACAGAGTATACCAGTCAGGGTTGTAGAGGCAGAACTAAAGGACCTTGCTGAAATAAAGGTTGTCAATGGAAAGATTGAGCCTTATAAAAGTATCCAGATATCCCCTGAAATAGGTGGTATTATAGATGAGGTGAATGTTGAAGTTGGGGATTTTGTTAAAAAAGGCCAGTCTTTAATTGTTTTTGATCAAGATAATTTAAAAGCCCAGTTAAAACAGGCTGAAGCTGCTGTAGAACTGGCTCAAGCGAATCTGGATATGCTTGAAAATGGGGCTACTCCAGAGGAAATAGCCCAGGTTGAGGCTTCATATCAGAGTGCAATGGCCTCATTTGAAGGGGCTAAAACCGGACTGGAAATAATCGAATCTATTTATCATGATAAGAGTGATTATAAACAACAGCTGACCAGTTCAAATACCCAGTTAGAGAGTGGCCGGAAACAATTATCTATTGCCGATGAGCAGTTAAATCAGGCCAGGGTTGCTTATAATCAAGCCAGTACTGATTATGAAAGAATGAAGACATTATATAATGAAGGGGCTATAACCCGGAAGGAATTTGAGGGGGTAGAGACCCAGTATAAAAATGCTCAATCAGCTTTGAAAACAGCTGAATTGGGTAAAGAACAGGCGCAGATTAATTATAATGGTGCCCTGGAGAGTTATCAGATAGTAGAGGATGTTTATCAAAATCCACATTCCCTCAAACAACAGCTTGATAATGCTCGTACCCAGCTTGAAGTTGCCAGGGCTAACCTCCAGACAGCTGAAGCCAACCTGGCTAAGGTAAAAAAAGGGGCCCGTGAAGAAGAGCGGAGATCAGCCCGGGCTAGTTTGAAACAGTCACAGGCCTCATTAGAACTTGCCCGAATCCAGTTTGAGAATAGTGTGGTAAAAAGCCCTAACCAGGGTATAATATCTGCTGTTAATGTTGAGGTCGGTGAAATGCTTGGTGCAGGCACTCCAGTAATAAATCTGGTAGACCTTGACCAGGTTTATGTTAAAGTAAATGTTAATGCTGATACCCTGACCAGGATTAAGGTAGGTGACCAGGTAAGTGTTGACCTCCTGGCCTTTAAAGATGGAATAAGCCAGGGAGAGATTACTAATATTAGTCCAGTTATCGATCAGCAGGCTCAGGCCTATCCAGTAAAAATATTACTTGATAATGAAGATAATAAAATATATGGGGGTATGTTTGCTGATGTAAGTTTTATCCTGAATAGGGCTGAAAATACTGTGGTTATCCCCATAAATGCAGTACTTGACCTTGATGGTAACCCCTATGTTTTTGCGGTTGATGGTGACAAGGTGGTCAAAAAAGAGATAGAGATTGGTATTATAAATGCTAATGAACTTGAAGTTATAGATGGTATATCTCCAGAAGATATCCTGGTTATCCAGGGACAGAATTCCTTACAAAATGGTGATCTGGTTGAGGTGGTAGATTAA
- a CDS encoding efflux RND transporter permease subunit → MKLSDLAIKRPVTTTMMVLLAVLLGVVSFTMINIDLFPEITYPGAAIITSYSGVGPEEIENMVTKPLESAVSTVTNIKTISSSSSKGSSQIIAEFDWGTDMDTATMDLRENVDMVEGMLPDDVDDPIIIKFDPSMMPIMQLGVTADLDLAELKTLLEDRVSPRLERLEGVASVSLIGGLEREILISLNRNKLNNYNIDFSSVKNTLMSENLNMSGGNVSRGSDKLLVRVTGKFKSIDEIKAVEIPTATGANVPLADIAEVKDTFKEVESMTRLNRKTSMGIMIQKQTDANTVNVSRLVNQEIVKLQGEINNDIKIIPIMDQAEYIEDSISNVTTSAIYGGVLAVLVLFLFLRNIRSTLIIATAIPVSVITTFMLLYFNDLTLNMMTLGGLALGVGMLVDNSIVVLENIFRYRVEGLSRKEAAHKGSLEVGMAILASTLTTVIVFLPVFFVEGMASQLFRELSLTVAFSLLASLLVSLTLIPVMSSKILKVKKVEVERHQNSSRMGRVKSFYRSTLDWSLSHRWLIVVITLVAFIGSISLFPMIGTEFIPESDTGEINISAELPLGSSLESTDRVAREIEKVVLDTPEVKNLLVNVGSSGMMGMEGSESETASFYLQLVDLNERERSTQEIIEALRNDLSIPGVEINIETEGMSMGGSGKPISIMVKGDDLVVLERLARQISDEIRNLEGVREVEDSLSEGRPEMQVEINRTLASKYGLRVSQIGEAINTAISGSVATQYEIGGEEYDITVKLAEEDIDSPAQVRELLLSSSTGALVPLEDIASFKVEEGPKEILRENQVRYAQIGASLYGRSLGEVMGEIQGRLSENLQLPSGYELDYGGEFEQMQESFTSLALALLLALVLVYMVMASQFESLLHPLVIMFTVPMAAIGVMLGLVITGNNISVVTIIGIIMLAGIVVNNAIVLVDYINHLRSTGMTVREAILEAGPIRLRPIFMTALTTILAMLPMAIGLGEGSEVQSPMAIVVIGGLSVATLLTLYVVPSIYSLLTGFSRRVKNRFSGGKKLSS, encoded by the coding sequence ATGAAACTTTCAGATTTGGCTATTAAAAGACCGGTGACAACCACAATGATGGTGCTACTGGCAGTATTACTGGGAGTAGTTAGTTTTACTATGATCAATATAGATCTTTTCCCGGAAATTACCTATCCAGGGGCAGCGATTATTACCAGTTATAGTGGGGTAGGTCCAGAAGAGATAGAGAATATGGTAACTAAACCGCTTGAGAGTGCTGTCTCAACTGTTACCAATATAAAAACAATCAGCTCCAGTTCGTCTAAAGGCAGCTCACAAATAATTGCCGAGTTTGACTGGGGTACAGATATGGATACAGCAACTATGGACTTGAGAGAGAATGTCGATATGGTAGAGGGGATGCTGCCTGATGATGTTGATGACCCGATAATCATCAAATTTGACCCTTCGATGATGCCTATTATGCAATTAGGTGTTACTGCAGACCTTGACCTGGCCGAATTAAAGACCTTGCTTGAAGACAGGGTGTCTCCTCGCCTGGAACGCCTGGAAGGGGTTGCCTCTGTTAGTTTAATAGGGGGTTTAGAACGGGAAATATTAATTAGTCTCAATAGGAACAAACTAAATAACTATAATATAGATTTTTCCAGTGTTAAAAATACCCTGATGTCAGAAAACCTTAATATGTCTGGTGGTAATGTCTCGCGCGGGAGTGATAAATTACTGGTCAGGGTAACGGGGAAATTCAAATCTATTGATGAGATAAAAGCTGTAGAGATTCCAACTGCTACCGGGGCAAATGTACCGCTGGCAGACATTGCTGAAGTTAAAGATACTTTTAAAGAGGTTGAAAGCATGACCCGGCTTAACAGGAAAACGAGTATGGGTATTATGATACAGAAACAGACTGATGCTAATACTGTTAATGTATCAAGGCTTGTCAATCAAGAAATCGTTAAATTACAGGGAGAAATAAATAATGATATAAAAATAATACCGATTATGGATCAGGCAGAATATATTGAGGATTCTATCAGTAATGTGACCACCAGTGCTATTTATGGGGGAGTGCTGGCTGTACTGGTTTTGTTCCTCTTTCTGAGGAATATCAGGAGTACCTTAATTATCGCCACAGCAATTCCGGTTTCAGTAATTACTACCTTTATGCTGCTTTATTTTAATGACTTAACTTTAAATATGATGACCTTGGGTGGATTGGCCCTGGGGGTAGGAATGTTGGTTGATAATTCTATTGTAGTTCTGGAGAATATCTTTCGCTATCGGGTAGAGGGTTTATCCAGGAAAGAGGCAGCTCATAAAGGGAGTCTGGAAGTTGGTATGGCTATACTGGCTTCTACCTTGACTACTGTGATTGTTTTTCTTCCGGTCTTTTTCGTGGAAGGTATGGCTTCACAGTTGTTTAGAGAGCTGTCACTGACAGTCGCTTTTTCTCTCCTGGCTTCGCTGCTGGTATCTTTAACACTAATACCAGTTATGTCTTCCAAGATACTCAAGGTTAAGAAAGTAGAGGTTGAACGGCATCAGAATTCTTCCAGAATGGGAAGGGTAAAATCGTTTTACCGTTCTACACTAGATTGGAGTCTGTCACACCGCTGGTTGATAGTAGTTATTACCTTGGTAGCTTTTATTGGTAGTATTTCATTATTTCCTATGATCGGGACGGAGTTTATCCCTGAATCTGATACAGGAGAGATAAATATAAGTGCTGAATTACCCCTTGGTTCTTCCCTGGAGAGTACTGATCGGGTTGCCAGGGAGATTGAAAAAGTTGTCCTGGATACTCCTGAAGTCAAAAATTTGCTGGTAAATGTAGGTTCTTCAGGTATGATGGGTATGGAAGGTAGTGAAAGTGAAACAGCCAGTTTTTATCTTCAATTAGTAGACCTAAATGAAAGAGAGCGCTCAACCCAGGAAATTATTGAGGCCTTAAGAAATGATTTATCAATCCCTGGAGTTGAAATCAATATTGAGACTGAAGGTATGTCAATGGGAGGCAGTGGAAAACCGATATCTATCATGGTCAAAGGTGATGACTTAGTCGTTCTAGAGAGATTAGCTCGACAAATAAGTGATGAAATAAGAAATCTTGAGGGTGTAAGAGAGGTTGAAGACAGTCTTTCTGAAGGAAGGCCTGAGATGCAGGTTGAGATAAATAGAACCCTTGCCTCTAAATATGGACTCAGGGTTAGTCAGATAGGTGAGGCAATTAATACAGCAATCAGTGGGAGTGTTGCTACCCAGTATGAGATTGGTGGAGAAGAGTATGATATAACTGTTAAATTGGCCGAAGAGGATATTGATAGTCCGGCTCAGGTCAGGGAATTATTGCTATCTTCATCAACTGGTGCTCTGGTTCCTCTAGAAGACATTGCTTCTTTTAAGGTAGAAGAAGGTCCTAAAGAAATCCTGCGGGAAAATCAGGTTAGATATGCTCAGATTGGTGCCTCTTTATATGGTAGGAGTTTGGGAGAGGTAATGGGTGAAATACAGGGTAGATTGTCTGAGAATCTTCAGCTGCCCTCAGGCTATGAACTGGACTATGGTGGTGAATTCGAGCAAATGCAGGAATCTTTCACCAGTCTGGCCCTTGCCTTATTGCTGGCCCTGGTACTAGTATATATGGTAATGGCATCACAGTTTGAATCACTATTACATCCACTGGTAATAATGTTTACCGTACCGATGGCTGCTATTGGTGTTATGCTCGGCCTAGTTATTACAGGAAATAATATTTCAGTGGTGACTATAATTGGTATTATTATGCTGGCAGGTATTGTAGTAAACAATGCTATTGTACTGGTAGATTATATTAATCATTTACGCAGTACTGGTATGACTGTCAGGGAGGCCATCCTGGAGGCAGGACCAATTCGTCTGCGGCCTATCTTTATGACTGCCCTGACAACAATACTGGCTATGCTGCCGATGGCTATTGGACTGGGTGAGGGCTCTGAAGTACAGTCCCCAATGGCTATTGTGGTAATCGGTGGTCTGTCAGTAGCTACTCTCCTGACGCTCTATGTAGTGCCTAGTATATATTCACTATTAACAGGTTTTAGCAGGAGGGTAAAGAATAGGTTTAGTGGTGGAAAGAAATTGAGTTCGTAA
- a CDS encoding ABC transporter substrate-binding protein, with product MLNFRYTIAVVLFLLFVLFVPGLILAEEFPVTIVDDLDKEIRIDKKPERIISLAPSMTELLFALGLEDEVVGVTTLADYPAEAILKEKIGTIVDPSVEKIISLKPDLVLAVAINKKETITQLRRLGIKVAGFDPHNIKESIELIKKVGLLTGQQETAWVITTELTDSLAQIEQLVAKELQDRQRPKVFYEIWSNPLYTAGSDTFIDDIINIAGGINIGSKADGAWPQYSLEVLILEDPDVYIASPHSSAHKVTVEKIKNRDNYQGIKAVRNGRVYIVDQDIVSRPSPRIIDAIMEFLRAILPEVAEKVGSGK from the coding sequence ATGCTGAATTTTAGATATACTATAGCTGTGGTCCTGTTTTTACTATTTGTTTTGTTTGTGCCGGGTTTGATTCTGGCTGAAGAGTTTCCGGTAACTATTGTTGATGATTTGGATAAGGAGATAAGAATAGATAAAAAACCGGAGAGGATTATTTCGCTGGCCCCCAGTATGACAGAACTCTTATTTGCCCTTGGTTTAGAAGATGAGGTTGTGGGGGTAACTACTCTGGCTGATTATCCGGCCGAGGCTATACTTAAAGAAAAGATAGGCACTATTGTTGACCCCAGTGTGGAAAAGATAATTTCCCTAAAACCCGATCTGGTTCTTGCTGTAGCCATAAATAAAAAAGAAACTATAACACAGCTGAGACGACTAGGGATTAAGGTCGCTGGTTTTGATCCCCATAATATTAAGGAATCTATTGAATTGATCAAAAAGGTGGGGTTGTTAACTGGCCAGCAGGAGACTGCCTGGGTTATCACTACTGAACTGACGGATTCTCTTGCCCAGATAGAGCAGCTTGTGGCAAAGGAACTCCAGGATAGGCAGAGACCGAAGGTTTTTTATGAGATCTGGAGTAATCCTTTATATACAGCAGGGAGTGATACTTTTATTGATGATATTATAAATATAGCTGGAGGAATTAATATTGGCAGTAAGGCTGATGGAGCCTGGCCGCAGTATAGTCTGGAGGTATTAATTCTTGAGGACCCTGATGTATATATAGCCAGCCCCCATAGTTCGGCCCATAAAGTAACAGTGGAAAAGATTAAAAATAGAGACAATTATCAGGGTATAAAAGCCGTTAGAAATGGTAGAGTATATATAGTAGATCAGGATATAGTAAGCCGGCCTTCCCCCAGGATAATTGATGCTATCATGGAGTTTCTCAGGGCTATTCTACCTGAAGTGGCTGAGAAGGTGGGGTCTGGTAAATAG
- a CDS encoding HutP family protein: MDLSDFKISDFINIEGEQSLGKVASILSIIDDKYDVQIINVLKKEGYKPVITRAGGKGEDFKNKILRNCLGAAIKGKVISETIQDQRVLTRCVERAMVDFNSPMTSISGAGIKIGIVSKGKHLAVALYGKLGIPGLDVDHEISGMGIHYYGLIDNN, encoded by the coding sequence GTGGATTTATCAGATTTCAAGATTAGTGACTTTATTAATATTGAAGGGGAACAATCTCTGGGAAAGGTGGCTTCTATTCTATCTATTATTGATGATAAATATGATGTTCAGATTATTAATGTACTGAAAAAAGAGGGTTATAAACCTGTTATTACCAGGGCTGGTGGTAAAGGTGAGGATTTTAAAAATAAGATATTGAGAAATTGCCTTGGCGCTGCTATTAAAGGTAAAGTAATTAGTGAGACTATTCAGGATCAGCGTGTTTTGACCCGTTGTGTTGAAAGGGCTATGGTTGATTTCAACAGCCCGATGACCAGTATATCTGGTGCTGGTATTAAGATAGGAATTGTCAGTAAGGGGAAACACCTGGCAGTGGCTTTATATGGTAAACTTGGTATCCCAGGACTTGATGTGGATCATGAGATCTCTGGCATGGGTATTCATTATTATGGATTAATAGATAATAATTAA
- a CDS encoding lysophospholipid acyltransferase family protein, with the protein MRNLWKRFRFWIIPVLAYIFNIISSRWTRLDVYGRENAEKCTDQSILFAFWHGKLWLPAYFFRDSDYLVLSSLSRDGEYMTRILKRYHYRVIRGSSSRGGSRALLKLIKEIKKGYSGFITPDGPTGPIHKVKPGIVYLQEKGGAVIIPIGVAVRWKITVNSWDRLVLPLPGTRAVMAFGAPVYLPEDETIEKRAEILEDSINLAQEKAERILKTGAGD; encoded by the coding sequence ATGAGAAATTTATGGAAGAGATTTCGGTTCTGGATTATACCAGTATTAGCATACATCTTTAATATTATTTCCAGCCGCTGGACAAGGCTGGATGTTTACGGCAGGGAGAATGCAGAAAAATGTACTGACCAGTCTATTTTATTTGCTTTCTGGCATGGTAAGCTTTGGCTTCCTGCCTATTTTTTTAGAGATAGTGATTATCTGGTTTTATCCAGCCTCAGCCGTGATGGTGAATACATGACCCGTATTTTAAAGAGATATCATTACCGGGTTATAAGGGGTTCTTCCTCACGGGGAGGCAGCCGTGCTTTACTCAAATTGATTAAGGAGATTAAAAAGGGATATTCAGGTTTTATAACACCTGACGGACCTACGGGTCCTATCCATAAAGTAAAGCCAGGGATAGTATATCTCCAGGAAAAAGGTGGTGCAGTGATTATTCCGATTGGTGTAGCTGTAAGGTGGAAAATAACTGTTAACAGCTGGGATCGGCTTGTTTTACCATTACCTGGTACAAGAGCAGTAATGGCTTTCGGCGCCCCTGTCTATTTACCTGAAGATGAAACAATAGAAAAAAGGGCTGAAATACTGGAAGATAGTATTAATCTGGCCCAGGAAAAGGCTGAAAGAATTCTAAAAACAGGGGCTGGTGATTGA
- the lpxK gene encoding tetraacyldisaccharide 4'-kinase, which yields MFAVKLENYLKELVDGKRNKLLDKLLLLILNFLEQVYKLLLFFRKILYSSGLIKKTKLAPVLISIGNITAGGTGKTPVVKYLAEGLNNKGINTAVVSRGYGSETEGPLLVSDGCVETASYEEAGDEALMLSRLMEGFPVAIGKKRAAAGRLVQERFKLDLILLDDAFQHWQLARDIDIVVIDGLNPFANRHLLPRGYLREPLTALNRGDIFIITRADLIAESQLQKIKEEISKYNKTSLIYTAVYKSVYLRFLDIAGKSSVEPVVSHTARKILAFSGLGNPASFYQTLNKNGFNVAEMIEYPDHYRYQEDDFDYIGRKASEEGIKLVLTTEKDAVKFKDKMISSLKLQGISLAVLGIELEINNGADLLDKLAVQVGSV from the coding sequence TTGTTTGCTGTAAAACTTGAAAATTATTTAAAAGAGTTAGTAGATGGAAAAAGGAATAAGCTGTTGGACAAGTTGTTACTGTTGATTCTTAATTTTCTGGAACAGGTCTATAAATTACTGCTCTTTTTTCGTAAAATATTATATAGCTCTGGACTTATTAAAAAGACTAAACTTGCGCCAGTGCTTATCAGTATAGGTAATATTACTGCTGGTGGAACAGGTAAAACCCCTGTGGTTAAATATCTGGCCGAGGGTCTGAATAATAAGGGGATAAATACAGCAGTGGTCAGTCGGGGTTATGGTTCAGAAACAGAAGGACCACTTCTTGTCTCAGACGGCTGTGTTGAAACTGCTTCCTATGAGGAGGCTGGTGATGAGGCCTTAATGCTCAGCAGACTAATGGAGGGATTTCCAGTAGCAATCGGCAAAAAAAGGGCAGCTGCAGGCCGCCTGGTTCAGGAGAGATTTAAGCTTGATCTTATCCTGCTGGATGATGCTTTTCAGCACTGGCAGTTAGCCAGAGATATAGATATTGTGGTCATAGATGGTTTAAATCCCTTTGCTAACCGTCACCTTTTACCCCGTGGATATTTAAGGGAACCTCTGACAGCATTAAATCGAGGGGATATCTTTATCATTACCAGGGCTGATTTGATAGCTGAAAGTCAGCTGCAAAAAATAAAAGAAGAAATTAGTAAGTATAATAAAACTTCTTTAATTTATACGGCAGTCTATAAATCGGTTTATCTGCGTTTCCTGGATATAGCAGGCAAAAGCAGTGTTGAACCAGTTGTTTCCCATACAGCCAGGAAGATACTTGCCTTTTCAGGTCTCGGTAACCCTGCTTCCTTTTATCAGACTCTCAATAAGAATGGGTTTAATGTGGCTGAAATGATAGAATATCCCGACCACTATCGCTACCAGGAGGATGATTTTGATTATATAGGCCGTAAGGCTTCTGAAGAGGGTATAAAACTAGTGTTGACAACTGAAAAGGATGCTGTTAAATTTAAGGATAAGATGATTAGCAGCTTGAAACTTCAGGGTATTTCTTTAGCTGTTCTGGGTATAGAATTAGAGATTAATAATGGAGCTGATTTATTAGATAAGTTGGCTGTTCAGGTAGGCAGCGTCTAA